In Legionella sp. PATHC035, a genomic segment contains:
- the aceE gene encoding pyruvate dehydrogenase (acetyl-transferring), homodimeric type: MANETNLDLDPIETREWLDALQAVLANDGPERGAFLLKQLLNKANSEGVNLTSSINTPYKNTIKPYEEKQIPPDEGIGKRISALIRWNAVAMVLRAGKYAPELGGHIASYASSSTLYETGFNYFFKGPNGEHGGDLIYIQGHSSPGIYARAFLEGRLTEEQLGKFRQEVEADGLSSYPHPWLMSEFWQFPTVSMGLGPLQAIYQARFLKYLENRGLINTEDRKVWAFLGDGEMDEVESVGALSIAAREKLDNLIFVVNCNLQRLDGPVRGNGKIIQELEGLFRGAGWNVIKVIWGGRWDPLFERDKDGWLQKRMEECVDGDYQAYKANDGAYVRQHFFNEYPELKKMVENYTDEEIWRLNRGGHDPQKVYAAYAKAVEHKGSPTVILAKTIKGYGMGAAGEGQNITHQQKKMTVDQLKAFRDRFSIPISDEQIADIPFYKPADDSPEIKYIKKQREALGGYLPSRSTEVEPLKTPPLEDFSSVTKGLGDREISTTMAFVRILSVLLKNKEISSRIVPIVPDECRTFGMEGLFRQIGIYSPVGQLYTPVDHEQVMFYREAKDGQILEEGINEAGAFCSWIAAATSYSSNKLAMIPFYIYYSMFGFQRIGDLAWAAGDMQARGFLLGGTAGRTTLAGEGLQHQDGHSHLYASTIPNCVSYDPTFAYELAVIIQNGLHRMYEKQENVFYYITVMNENYMHPDMPEGVEEGIIKGMYLLQENKKKSKQHVQLMGSGTILREVIEAAKMLKEDYSVTSDIWSVTSFNELRRDGLAVERYNAMHPEAKALKSYVTTQLEGRTGPVIAATDYMRIYADQIRPYVPNYFVTLGTDGYGRSDTRQRLRHFFEVDAKFIVLAALNALVAEGSLDKSKVVDAMKRYNIKPDKLNPVNH, encoded by the coding sequence ATGGCAAATGAAACTAACTTAGATTTGGATCCTATAGAAACGCGTGAATGGCTGGATGCCCTGCAAGCTGTATTAGCCAATGATGGCCCTGAACGAGGTGCTTTTCTTTTGAAGCAGCTTCTTAATAAAGCAAATTCAGAAGGGGTCAACTTAACGAGTTCAATTAATACGCCCTACAAAAATACCATTAAACCATATGAAGAAAAGCAAATTCCTCCAGATGAGGGGATTGGCAAACGCATCAGTGCTTTAATTCGCTGGAATGCTGTGGCAATGGTTTTACGCGCGGGAAAATACGCTCCTGAGCTGGGAGGGCATATTGCCTCCTATGCTTCATCATCTACATTATACGAAACTGGATTTAATTATTTTTTTAAAGGACCCAATGGCGAGCATGGCGGTGATTTAATTTATATTCAAGGACACTCTTCTCCTGGAATTTATGCGCGCGCTTTCCTAGAGGGACGTTTAACAGAAGAACAATTAGGTAAGTTCAGGCAAGAAGTAGAAGCTGATGGTTTATCGTCATATCCCCATCCTTGGTTGATGAGCGAGTTTTGGCAGTTTCCTACCGTCTCTATGGGATTAGGGCCATTACAAGCGATTTATCAAGCACGCTTTTTAAAATATTTAGAGAACAGAGGTCTCATTAACACCGAAGACCGAAAAGTGTGGGCTTTCCTTGGTGATGGAGAAATGGATGAGGTCGAGTCAGTAGGCGCTTTAAGCATTGCTGCTCGAGAAAAACTTGATAACCTGATTTTTGTTGTGAATTGCAACTTACAACGGCTTGATGGTCCTGTACGTGGCAATGGCAAAATTATCCAAGAACTTGAAGGTTTATTCCGTGGAGCGGGTTGGAATGTCATTAAAGTGATTTGGGGTGGCCGTTGGGATCCATTGTTTGAGCGTGATAAGGATGGCTGGTTGCAAAAACGTATGGAAGAGTGTGTTGATGGTGATTACCAGGCCTACAAGGCAAATGATGGTGCCTATGTACGACAACATTTCTTTAATGAATATCCTGAATTAAAGAAGATGGTTGAAAATTACACGGATGAAGAAATTTGGAGATTAAATCGAGGTGGACATGATCCGCAAAAAGTTTATGCGGCCTATGCTAAAGCGGTGGAGCATAAAGGTTCACCAACTGTTATTTTAGCAAAGACAATTAAAGGTTACGGAATGGGAGCCGCTGGTGAAGGACAAAATATAACCCACCAGCAAAAAAAGATGACTGTGGATCAATTAAAAGCGTTCCGAGATCGTTTTAGTATTCCTATAAGTGATGAGCAAATTGCTGACATTCCTTTTTATAAACCTGCGGATGATAGCCCAGAGATTAAATACATCAAAAAACAACGGGAAGCGTTAGGTGGGTATTTGCCATCACGTTCTACAGAAGTAGAACCACTTAAAACTCCTCCTTTAGAAGATTTCTCATCCGTAACCAAAGGATTAGGGGATAGAGAAATCTCAACAACAATGGCTTTTGTACGAATACTTTCTGTATTACTTAAAAATAAAGAGATTAGTTCGCGCATTGTTCCAATTGTTCCTGATGAGTGCAGAACGTTTGGTATGGAAGGGTTGTTTCGACAAATTGGTATTTATTCTCCAGTTGGCCAACTTTATACACCTGTAGATCACGAGCAGGTAATGTTTTATCGTGAAGCTAAAGATGGACAAATTCTTGAAGAAGGAATCAATGAGGCAGGTGCTTTTTGTTCCTGGATTGCTGCGGCAACCTCTTACAGTTCCAATAAATTGGCGATGATTCCATTTTATATTTATTATTCTATGTTTGGATTTCAGCGCATTGGCGATTTAGCATGGGCTGCAGGTGATATGCAGGCCAGAGGATTTCTGCTCGGTGGAACCGCCGGACGAACAACCCTGGCGGGAGAGGGATTGCAACATCAAGATGGGCATAGTCATTTATATGCATCAACAATTCCGAATTGTGTTTCTTATGATCCTACCTTTGCGTACGAGCTTGCTGTGATCATTCAAAATGGTTTACACCGTATGTATGAAAAGCAAGAAAATGTTTTTTACTACATTACCGTAATGAATGAAAACTATATGCATCCGGATATGCCCGAGGGTGTTGAAGAGGGTATTATCAAAGGAATGTATTTACTTCAGGAAAATAAGAAAAAATCTAAACAGCATGTGCAACTCATGGGAAGCGGCACTATCTTGCGTGAGGTAATTGAAGCTGCAAAAATGCTAAAAGAAGATTATTCTGTGACCTCGGATATTTGGAGCGTGACAAGCTTTAATGAGTTAAGAAGAGATGGATTAGCTGTGGAACGATACAATGCAATGCATCCTGAGGCAAAGGCATTAAAAAGTTATGTTACAACGCAATTAGAAGGTAGAACCGGACCAGTGATTGCAGCAACGGACTATATGAGGATTTATGCGGATCAAATTAGACCTTATGTTCCAAATTATTTTGTAACATTGGGTACAGATGGTTATGGAAGAAGTGATACACGACAGCGTTTACGTCATTTCTTTGAAGTGGATGCCAAGTTTATAGTTTTGGCAGCATTAAATGCATTAGTTGCTGAAGGAAGCCTCGATAAATCCAAAGTAGTTGATGCAATGAAGCGCTATAACATTAAACCTGATAAATTAAATCCGGTTAATCATTAG
- a CDS encoding acyltransferase, producing the protein MNSFLRLVCATIILGLGGCQGLKQSALKAQEEQRCTMTCMQHFEFCRQNCVDNCPNCSYKAQRTAGKNFAKYVHERKVEGKKVMRELNSYRDPLQCRKVTCDCLFDLAMCKKGCTGVIPKKLHAIPYCV; encoded by the coding sequence ATGAATTCTTTTTTGCGTTTAGTTTGTGCCACTATAATACTAGGACTTGGGGGTTGCCAAGGATTAAAACAAAGCGCACTTAAAGCCCAAGAAGAACAACGATGTACTATGACGTGCATGCAGCATTTTGAATTTTGCAGACAAAATTGTGTCGATAACTGTCCAAATTGTTCTTATAAGGCTCAAAGAACAGCAGGGAAAAATTTTGCTAAATACGTGCATGAACGAAAAGTTGAAGGCAAAAAGGTGATGCGTGAGTTGAATTCTTACCGCGATCCACTACAATGCCGCAAAGTGACATGCGATTGCTTATTTGATTTGGCAATGTGTAAGAAAGGTTGCACGGGTGTAATTCCAAAAAAATTACACGCTATACCTTATTGTGTTTAA
- a CDS encoding regulatory signaling modulator protein AmpE: MKLLVILLCLLSERFLIHTMSYQRFYWFADYYQKIKTFADKHSMFTNPWILLALIVIPVVLLVLIIYLLLHHIVFGLMGFLLSLFIFFYCLGPQNVFYPVTQSDNKSNQELLGDYFILVNRQLFSLVFWYIIAGPVGALAYRLITLSRDINSVSEHANEITDLLEWIPARLTALLFLLVGNFQRGFSSFTKYFFAKPDLNSNMLRDCGLLAVRTNEAEEVPMPEAEGLVEHAIIVMLVFIALFTLIPWL, encoded by the coding sequence ATGAAATTACTTGTTATCTTATTGTGTTTACTAAGCGAACGTTTTTTGATTCACACGATGTCCTATCAACGATTCTATTGGTTTGCCGACTATTATCAAAAAATAAAAACATTTGCTGACAAACACAGCATGTTCACTAATCCATGGATATTGTTAGCCTTAATAGTTATACCCGTTGTATTGCTTGTATTAATAATCTATTTATTACTGCACCATATTGTTTTTGGATTGATGGGATTTCTGTTAAGTCTGTTCATTTTCTTTTATTGCCTTGGCCCACAGAATGTCTTTTACCCGGTAACTCAATCAGATAATAAAAGTAATCAAGAGCTTTTGGGGGACTATTTTATCTTGGTTAACCGTCAGTTATTCTCTCTTGTATTTTGGTATATTATTGCCGGACCTGTAGGCGCGCTGGCTTACCGTTTGATCACATTAAGCCGTGATATTAATTCGGTTAGTGAGCATGCAAATGAAATTACGGATCTTCTTGAATGGATTCCTGCGCGATTAACCGCTTTGCTTTTTTTACTTGTGGGAAATTTTCAACGCGGTTTTTCCTCGTTTACTAAATACTTTTTTGCCAAACCCGATTTGAATAGTAATATGCTACGCGATTGTGGTTTATTAGCAGTAAGAACAAATGAAGCTGAAGAAGTTCCTATGCCTGAAGCTGAAGGTTTAGTGGAACATGCAATTATTGTCATGTTGGTTTTTATTGCGCTATTTACATTAATTCCTTGGCTTTAG
- a CDS encoding cation:proton antiporter, which yields MHDGTVFYTIFLIFAGAALLSTLVLYTKQSLLVAYILLGAVFGPWGLGLVSDVTIVKQIGDVGIVFLLFLLGLHLQPQNLIHMLKKVTWIALISSILFAVMGYWVGRFFGLTVNESWILGGSMMFSSTIIGLKLLPTTILHHQHTGEVMISVLLMQDVIAIIVLILINGAKQTNGLSIDDIILVGIDLPALWLFAFAIERYVLIRLLARFDRTQEYVFLLSIGWCLGLSVLAQAIGLSEDIGAFIAGVALAASPISLYIAESLKPLRDFFLVMFFFSIGATFNFGLAHQVIVPALILSGLVLLFKPILFSLLLGKSGEKKHVAKEVGIRLGQASEFSLLVASIALSTNLISDKASNLIQATTILTFIVSSYFVVLKYPTPIAFSDKMRKD from the coding sequence ATGCATGATGGCACTGTGTTTTATACAATTTTCTTAATCTTCGCAGGCGCTGCATTATTATCAACGTTGGTTCTTTATACCAAACAGTCCTTGTTGGTTGCCTACATTTTACTCGGTGCCGTATTTGGGCCTTGGGGCTTAGGTCTGGTATCCGATGTAACCATAGTTAAGCAAATTGGTGATGTTGGAATTGTTTTCCTATTATTTCTACTTGGATTGCATTTGCAGCCACAAAACCTGATACACATGCTCAAGAAAGTAACCTGGATTGCCCTAATTAGCTCAATCCTTTTTGCAGTTATGGGCTATTGGGTGGGTAGGTTTTTCGGTTTAACTGTGAATGAGTCATGGATTTTAGGTGGATCAATGATGTTTTCAAGTACCATTATTGGCTTGAAATTATTACCAACAACCATCTTGCACCATCAACATACTGGTGAGGTCATGATCAGTGTATTGTTGATGCAAGACGTTATTGCAATTATTGTGCTGATCTTAATAAATGGCGCGAAACAAACAAACGGTTTATCTATCGATGATATTATTTTAGTAGGCATTGATTTACCTGCACTATGGTTGTTTGCATTTGCCATTGAGCGGTATGTTTTGATTCGATTACTGGCTCGTTTTGATAGAACTCAAGAATATGTATTTCTTTTGTCAATCGGATGGTGTCTTGGCTTGTCTGTTCTTGCGCAAGCGATAGGCCTTTCAGAAGATATAGGTGCATTTATTGCAGGTGTAGCTTTAGCAGCAAGTCCAATTTCTCTTTATATTGCAGAGAGTTTAAAACCCTTAAGAGACTTTTTCCTGGTTATGTTTTTCTTTTCAATCGGAGCAACATTCAATTTTGGATTGGCACATCAAGTTATTGTTCCCGCTCTTATATTATCAGGTTTAGTTTTACTATTTAAACCGATATTATTTTCTTTACTTCTTGGTAAGTCAGGTGAAAAAAAACATGTCGCGAAGGAAGTTGGTATTCGATTGGGGCAAGCAAGCGAGTTTTCATTACTTGTAGCCAGTATTGCTCTTAGCACCAACCTTATCTCGGATAAAGCATCGAATTTAATACAAGCAACTACCATTTTAACTTTTATTGTTTCATCATACTTTGTTGTCTTGAAATACCCAACCCCCATAGCATTCTCTGATAAAATGCGTAAGGATTAA
- a CDS encoding septal ring lytic transglycosylase RlpA family protein: MRKILIAVLILLTGCQTTNQSLDSASSGAKQSTRQASKKTNNSIYNRYKNKTNRYTQLKDGAPSKTKPVSFKEPVPTKEPLSRYGNPTEYSVDGRSYQVMRSSTGYKTRGIASWYGTKFHKQRTSSGEPYDMYVMSAAHKTLPLPTYVKVKNLNNGKEAVVKVNDRGPFHSDRIIDLSYAAALKLGVFPKGTAPVEIETLMGPAGQAHYYLQAGAFSTEILAKRLKEKLSHLTPSPVYIEHFKQHYIVRVGPFGSKNMADSLKHKLVLNGITGSFSVLI, from the coding sequence ATGCGAAAGATACTTATTGCTGTGCTCATTCTGCTAACAGGATGTCAAACTACAAATCAGTCTCTTGACTCTGCATCATCAGGGGCGAAACAGTCTACGCGACAAGCAAGTAAAAAAACGAATAATTCCATATACAATCGTTATAAAAATAAAACCAATCGCTACACCCAATTAAAGGATGGGGCTCCCTCTAAAACGAAACCAGTTAGTTTCAAGGAACCCGTACCAACCAAAGAACCATTAAGCCGATATGGAAATCCAACAGAGTATTCTGTTGATGGACGCTCATACCAGGTGATGAGAAGCTCAACGGGTTATAAAACACGTGGGATTGCATCCTGGTATGGAACAAAGTTTCACAAGCAAAGAACATCAAGCGGCGAGCCTTACGATATGTACGTCATGTCTGCTGCGCATAAGACCTTACCTTTACCTACTTATGTCAAAGTCAAGAATTTAAATAATGGAAAAGAAGCTGTTGTCAAAGTAAATGATCGTGGTCCTTTTCACTCAGACAGGATCATCGATTTGTCATACGCTGCAGCTTTAAAACTTGGCGTATTTCCTAAGGGAACAGCTCCAGTTGAAATTGAAACGTTAATGGGACCTGCTGGACAAGCGCATTACTATCTGCAAGCAGGTGCTTTTTCGACCGAAATCTTAGCAAAGCGTTTAAAAGAAAAATTATCCCACCTTACCCCGTCTCCTGTTTATATTGAGCATTTTAAACAGCATTATATTGTAAGAGTAGGGCCATTTGGGTCAAAAAATATGGCAGATAGTTTGAAGCATAAATTGGTTCTTAATGGTATTACAGGATCTTTTTCTGTTTTGATTTAA
- a CDS encoding D-alanyl-D-alanine carboxypeptidase family protein, whose product MTRTTSILLTTLFIITLFVQSTNSIADEGSLPTKPTADLERPSPTVNNKPLVTPAPPILNAKAYILIDVNSGKIIAEKNSEERLPPASLTKMMTLYVISNALHHEQIHLTDSVRVSRDAWKIGGSRMFIKEGQQVPVEDLLKGIIVDSGNDACVAMAEHVGGTENSFTDLMNQQAQNLGMKNSHFTDSTGLPDPNLYTTAKDLAILGRALIVDFPQYYDWYKQKWFTYNGIRQPNRNRLLWRDNQVDGIKTGHTNDAGFCLVSSAKRDNMRLLAVVLGEPSDSSRADDSEKLLNYGFRFFETHQLYKSGQSITELPLYKGTVDKVTVGLTEDQFITIPTGQYQRLNISTKVPSYLEAPIKKGDKIGDLVVQFDNNVVSTRPLYALQDVESGGFYTRTKDSIRLAFKRWFGS is encoded by the coding sequence ATGACAAGAACAACGTCTATTCTATTAACCACACTGTTTATCATTACCTTATTTGTACAATCAACCAATTCGATTGCCGATGAAGGTTCATTACCTACAAAACCTACTGCTGATTTGGAAAGACCCTCTCCGACAGTGAACAATAAACCCTTAGTAACCCCAGCTCCTCCAATTCTTAATGCAAAAGCATACATACTGATTGATGTAAACAGCGGCAAAATCATTGCTGAAAAAAACAGTGAAGAGCGTTTACCTCCTGCCAGCCTAACAAAAATGATGACTTTATATGTTATTTCCAATGCATTGCATCATGAACAAATTCACCTCACTGATAGTGTGCGTGTAAGCCGTGATGCTTGGAAAATAGGTGGCTCTCGCATGTTCATTAAAGAAGGACAACAAGTCCCTGTGGAGGACTTGCTCAAGGGAATTATTGTTGACTCTGGTAATGATGCCTGCGTCGCAATGGCAGAGCACGTCGGAGGAACTGAGAACTCATTCACTGATCTGATGAATCAGCAAGCTCAAAATCTTGGAATGAAAAACAGCCATTTTACTGACAGTACTGGCTTGCCCGATCCTAATTTGTACACAACAGCGAAGGATTTAGCGATTCTTGGTAGAGCATTAATTGTCGATTTTCCACAATACTACGACTGGTATAAACAAAAATGGTTTACCTATAATGGTATTCGTCAACCTAATAGAAATCGCTTGTTATGGCGGGACAATCAAGTCGACGGAATTAAGACCGGTCATACGAATGATGCAGGATTTTGTCTCGTCTCTTCTGCAAAACGGGATAACATGCGTTTATTGGCAGTAGTCCTTGGAGAACCAAGCGACTCTTCCCGTGCTGATGACAGTGAAAAATTACTCAATTATGGTTTTAGATTTTTTGAAACCCATCAGCTTTACAAATCAGGACAATCAATAACTGAACTTCCTCTTTATAAAGGTACAGTAGATAAAGTTACTGTAGGATTAACTGAAGATCAGTTTATCACGATTCCTACTGGGCAATACCAACGATTAAACATTTCAACTAAAGTTCCATCATACCTTGAGGCTCCAATTAAAAAGGGTGATAAAATAGGTGATTTAGTGGTTCAATTTGATAATAACGTCGTCTCAACCCGACCTCTTTATGCTTTACAAGATGTTGAATCAGGCGGTTTTTATACTCGAACCAAAGACTCCATTCGTTTAGCTTTCAAACGCTGGTTTGGCTCATAA
- a CDS encoding YbeD family protein, producing MKKTTLIEFPCYFPIKIIGNNSAVFFEEIKQITITHFPNIEDEALSHKMSKDSNYLAITVTVYAENQEMLDTFYRAVTQHPEVKMVL from the coding sequence ATGAAAAAAACGACTCTTATTGAATTTCCCTGTTATTTTCCTATAAAAATAATAGGGAATAATTCTGCCGTTTTTTTTGAGGAAATTAAACAGATTACTATCACTCACTTTCCTAATATCGAGGATGAGGCATTGAGTCATAAGATGAGCAAGGACTCTAATTACTTGGCAATAACAGTTACTGTTTATGCTGAAAATCAAGAGATGCTTGATACGTTTTATAGAGCTGTCACTCAGCATCCCGAAGTAAAAATGGTTCTATAA
- the lipB gene encoding lipoyl(octanoyl) transferase LipB — protein MKIRQLGIKDYNDVWLLMKEFTQKREAETLDELWLLEHFPVYTQGQAGKPEHILNPQSIPIVQSDRGGQVTYHGPGQLVAYVLMDIRRKNLGIRSLVSKLEQILISVLAQYQIEGSIRCGAPGVYVKEQKIASIGLRVKNGCTYHGIALNVDMDLNPFSGINPCGFAKMEMTQIKHFVPDVQITQVNQHFVQYFLEQFYP, from the coding sequence ATGAAAATACGTCAGCTAGGTATTAAGGATTACAATGATGTTTGGCTGCTCATGAAAGAATTTACCCAAAAACGTGAGGCAGAAACACTCGATGAACTTTGGCTCCTAGAGCATTTTCCTGTTTATACCCAAGGGCAAGCAGGCAAACCCGAACATATCCTCAATCCTCAGTCCATACCCATAGTGCAGTCTGATCGAGGAGGACAAGTAACCTATCATGGACCTGGTCAGCTAGTTGCCTATGTATTAATGGATATTAGGAGAAAAAATTTAGGAATCAGATCGTTAGTGAGTAAATTGGAACAAATTTTAATCTCTGTCCTGGCTCAATATCAAATAGAAGGCTCTATTCGTTGCGGTGCACCAGGAGTATATGTCAAAGAACAAAAAATTGCTTCAATAGGATTAAGAGTAAAAAATGGCTGTACTTATCATGGAATTGCGCTCAATGTTGATATGGATTTAAACCCTTTTTCAGGAATAAATCCTTGTGGATTTGCAAAAATGGAAATGACTCAAATAAAACATTTCGTTCCTGATGTTCAAATCACTCAAGTTAATCAGCATTTCGTGCAATATTTTCTAGAACAATTTTATCCTTGA